The following proteins are co-located in the Apium graveolens cultivar Ventura chromosome 5, ASM990537v1, whole genome shotgun sequence genome:
- the LOC141724336 gene encoding uncharacterized protein LOC141724336 isoform X1, whose translation MSSSSSSPSSISWTCSQCTFTNPNSHHPTCQICLTPQAQTLVSPSSSKPTWSCKSCTFHNSYKNNNCQICGTRASASLLTALETGYDDVIDPSVGSVFLPLQRCKRKIGQVKDMGLAGSSASGLFSGVNVIKSAKNDVAVLDTTCTNEALKTLKILSYNVWFREDLEMRQRMNALGNLIEMHSPDIICLQEVTPNIYDIFQQSSWWKLYKCSVSNEMAFTRAYFCMQLSKMPGNLFSCKPYRNSIMGRELCVAEVVSREDKPLVIATSHLESPCPGPPKWDQMYSKERVDQAKEAINFLKQHKNVIFCGDMNWDDKLDGQVPVPDGWVDAWTELKPGELGFTYDTKTNKMLSGNRTLQKRLDRFLCSLRDFKLVRIEMIGMEAIPGLSYCKEKKVKNEVKKMMLPVLPSDHYGLLLTICPS comes from the exons AtgtcttcatcttcatcatcacccagttcaatttcttggacatgttCTCAGTGCACATTTACCAACCCAAATTCACACCACCCCACTTGCCAAATCTGCCTAACCCCACAAGCCCAAACCCTTGTTTCACCCTCCTCATCAAAGCCCACTTGGTCTTGCAAGTCTTGCACTTTTCACAACTCTTACAAGAACAATAACTGTCAGATTTGCGGGACCAGGGCCTCTGCTTCTTTGCTAACTGCCCTTGAAACTGGTTATGATGATGTGATTGATCCTAGTGTTGGGAGTGTGTTTTTGCCTTTGCAGCGGTGTAAGCGAAAAATCGGACAAGTTAAAGATATGGGGTTGGCTGGTTCTAGTGCTTCTGGATTGTTTTCCGGTGTTAATGTTATTAAGTCTGCCAAAAATGACGTTGCTGTTTTGG ATACGACTTGCACGAACGAAGCTCTGAAAACATTGAAGATTTTGAGTTATAATGTGTGGTTTAGAGAGGATTTAGAGATGCGTCAGAGGATGAATGCCCTGGGAAACCTAATTGAAATGCATTCACCCGATATTATATGTTTGCAG GAAGTCACCCCTAACATATATGACATTTTTCAGCAATCAAGCTGGTGGAAGTTGTATAAATGCTCAGTTTCTAATGAAATGGCATTCACAAGAGCATACTTTTGTATGCAG CTAAGCAAAATGCCAGGAAATCTATTCAGCTGCAAACCTTATCGTAATTCAATTATGGGAAGAGAGCTCTGTGTTGCTGAAGTTGTATCCAGGGAAGATAAACCATTAGTCATTGCCACGAGTCACCTTGAAAGTCCATGTCCAGGGCCTCCTAAATGGGATCAGATGTATAGCAAAGAACGGGTTGATCAGGCAAAAGAGGCTATCAACTTCCTTAAACAACATAAAAATGTGATATTTTGTGGTGATATGAATTGGGATGACAAATTGGATGGACAAGTTCCTGTGCCTGATGGCTGGGTTGATGCTTGGACAGAGCTAAAACCTGGAGAGCTAGGATTTACTTACGATACCAAGACCAACAAGATGCTATCTGGTAATCGGACACTTCAAAAGCGATTGGACCGCTTTTTGTGTTCTCTCCGAGATTTCAAGTTAGTTAGAATCGAAATGATTGGGATGGAAGCAATACCGGGCTTATCATATTgcaaagaaaagaaagtaaaaaatgAGGTGAAGAAAATGATGCTTCCTGTTTTGCCTAGCGACCATTATGGCTTGCTCTTAACAATTTGTCCCTCCTAG
- the LOC141724336 gene encoding uncharacterized protein LOC141724336 isoform X2: MSSSSSSPSSISWTCSQCTFTNPNSHHPTCQICLTPQAQTLVSPSSSKPTWSCKSCTFHNSYKNNNCQICGTRASASLLTALETGYDDVIDPSVGSVFLPLQRCKRKIGQVKDMGLAGSSASGLFSGVNVIKSAKNDVAVLDTTCTNEALKTLKILSYNVWFREDLEMRQRMNALGNLIEMHSPDIICLQQSSWWKLYKCSVSNEMAFTRAYFCMQLSKMPGNLFSCKPYRNSIMGRELCVAEVVSREDKPLVIATSHLESPCPGPPKWDQMYSKERVDQAKEAINFLKQHKNVIFCGDMNWDDKLDGQVPVPDGWVDAWTELKPGELGFTYDTKTNKMLSGNRTLQKRLDRFLCSLRDFKLVRIEMIGMEAIPGLSYCKEKKVKNEVKKMMLPVLPSDHYGLLLTICPS, from the exons AtgtcttcatcttcatcatcacccagttcaatttcttggacatgttCTCAGTGCACATTTACCAACCCAAATTCACACCACCCCACTTGCCAAATCTGCCTAACCCCACAAGCCCAAACCCTTGTTTCACCCTCCTCATCAAAGCCCACTTGGTCTTGCAAGTCTTGCACTTTTCACAACTCTTACAAGAACAATAACTGTCAGATTTGCGGGACCAGGGCCTCTGCTTCTTTGCTAACTGCCCTTGAAACTGGTTATGATGATGTGATTGATCCTAGTGTTGGGAGTGTGTTTTTGCCTTTGCAGCGGTGTAAGCGAAAAATCGGACAAGTTAAAGATATGGGGTTGGCTGGTTCTAGTGCTTCTGGATTGTTTTCCGGTGTTAATGTTATTAAGTCTGCCAAAAATGACGTTGCTGTTTTGG ATACGACTTGCACGAACGAAGCTCTGAAAACATTGAAGATTTTGAGTTATAATGTGTGGTTTAGAGAGGATTTAGAGATGCGTCAGAGGATGAATGCCCTGGGAAACCTAATTGAAATGCATTCACCCGATATTATATGTTTGCAG CAATCAAGCTGGTGGAAGTTGTATAAATGCTCAGTTTCTAATGAAATGGCATTCACAAGAGCATACTTTTGTATGCAG CTAAGCAAAATGCCAGGAAATCTATTCAGCTGCAAACCTTATCGTAATTCAATTATGGGAAGAGAGCTCTGTGTTGCTGAAGTTGTATCCAGGGAAGATAAACCATTAGTCATTGCCACGAGTCACCTTGAAAGTCCATGTCCAGGGCCTCCTAAATGGGATCAGATGTATAGCAAAGAACGGGTTGATCAGGCAAAAGAGGCTATCAACTTCCTTAAACAACATAAAAATGTGATATTTTGTGGTGATATGAATTGGGATGACAAATTGGATGGACAAGTTCCTGTGCCTGATGGCTGGGTTGATGCTTGGACAGAGCTAAAACCTGGAGAGCTAGGATTTACTTACGATACCAAGACCAACAAGATGCTATCTGGTAATCGGACACTTCAAAAGCGATTGGACCGCTTTTTGTGTTCTCTCCGAGATTTCAAGTTAGTTAGAATCGAAATGATTGGGATGGAAGCAATACCGGGCTTATCATATTgcaaagaaaagaaagtaaaaaatgAGGTGAAGAAAATGATGCTTCCTGTTTTGCCTAGCGACCATTATGGCTTGCTCTTAACAATTTGTCCCTCCTAG